One Deinococcota bacterium genomic region harbors:
- a CDS encoding carboxymuconolactone decarboxylase family protein, whose translation MTTVRRRVWGAKAEAIEHSLKDTDPDLARLIIEVAYEEVFARGGLELKTRELLAITALMSVG comes from the coding sequence ATGACCACCGTTCGTCGGCGCGTCTGGGGTGCCAAGGCCGAGGCCATCGAGCACTCCCTCAAGGACACCGACCCCGACCTCGCCAGGCTGATCATCGAGGTCGCCTACGAGGAGGTCTTTGCTCGCGGCGGCCTCGAGCTGAAGACGAGGGAACTCTTGGCGATCACCGCGCTCATGAGTGTCGGCAG